Within the Vigna angularis cultivar LongXiaoDou No.4 chromosome 10, ASM1680809v1, whole genome shotgun sequence genome, the region GCATTATTCAATCAATATACATTATTGATGATCAGTAAAGAGTTCCGCTTCTGCAGCTATCACTAAAATTATGAGTATATTTCAATAGTATAATAGATAATATAAGAGAACACATCGCATGCATGTATAAATGTGCATGACAtaccaaatttttaaaataagtcaGCATCACAACTGACTAGATAATGTAGTGCAAGGTAATACTGATGACATCCCCCCTGCCCAAACTAGCCCATTTCATACACATAAAATATGGCTCTTTACAAAATTCCAATATAATGTTTCCTATAACCGTCTTTTCTTTGTTGCAATTTCAGTTTTGTTCCAATTATTTCTAATATACTCTGATAAAAGTAGTAATGCAAGTATACTATCTTTTCCATGATCATGGAACATAAATTCAGAAGATACCGATGAACAAAGAATGAACGGCAAACAACAAGTAGAGAACTTTTTCAACCATAACAGAAATATGAcgatataaacaaatttatactGCAATCTCCATCTGAAATAATGGAATAATCcatcaatttagtccctcgtaCATTACTCTATCTCCTTAGAGTCTATATTAATAAAACTGTAAGTAATTCTTCAAGAACTGTTAGGGAACTAGGCCTAGTATGGAACCTGAATTCCATTTTCACATCTTTTCCAAGAACAGGGAACGTAAATGCAGAAGATATCCCAGAACAAAGGGTGAATGGCAAACACCAAATAAAAAACTCTTTCAGCCGTAACAGAAGTGCTGCccttattaacaaatatatacaGAAATCCCCATACAAAATAATGGAATAAACCATCACTTTGCTCCCCAAAATATTACTCTATCTCCTACGTATTCCCTAGAGAAATAAACTTCTACAAGTAACTATCCAAGCAACTCTCCAAGCATTGTATATAAATCGGTTAAGAATTTAAGTTGATATATTTCACTATTTGGcataatttttaacaattgaTATTTTACTTTACACATATATTTGACTTCATAGATCAATAAGAGAAAGAGGGCAATACTTCAAGGAAGAAATTGATGGTATATTCACAATATTAAAATCGAAATCATTATTCTATACAACCAACCGTGCGAGAAATCCAACTTATGCAGAGAAAAAACGAAAGCAATTGTTTGTGGAGATTAAAAACACGATATTACCTGAATGGACATTGCTTTCTTGTTGGAATCCAGCTGGCTTCCTgcacaattaaaagaaattactaAAGTCAAGAACGAAGCCAGATCTAACACGTATCGTCTCGATTTTCATAATTCACTTTCAAGAAACGGATTTTTACAAATCAAAGTATTGATTGGAATATCGATGATTGAAGAGAGGACGAATGAGAAAATATGATTAGGTTGGAGAAAGGGGCAAGAAAAATTACCCTTTCCGGCGGCCCTCTGCTTCTCGAGATTCTTTTCACGAGCCATCTTCGACTTCTGGCCATTGCCTCCCCCCATGTCTGATACCGCAGGAAGGATGAAACCCTAAAGAATCTAATTTTTCTCTCAAGTTACAGAAGGAGGAACCCAAGGTTTACGCCAACGGGGGATATAAATGATCAAGGATCCGGATTCGACCCGACTTATTTTGTCCCACCAAACGCGCTtatgcttctttttcttttcttttttcttaatggATACATATGTAtagtcataaaaataaatatgaatattttttatattttaattataaataatttttatttatttcgttaatgatttttatttatttaataaattatttttatttatttaattttaaaaaataattaaatttatatatagttattgataaatatatttttatctatgaaATATTAacgttttttttgttttagcctcttatattttatgaatttttgtcCCCTgccattttacaatttttatttttcgttaCAAAAAATATTCACCCAGGATTACAACAAAAGGTGACATATTTATAggcattaaaataaaaattataatttgtaagaatttaaaatataaaaaattgcaGGAATCAAGCAAATAAGATAACATATTTACATAAAcgcaaaataaaattatttaaatattaacataCTTTTTGTAAATACCTCTGTACCTAtgtattcttcttctttttttctcgtACTAACAAATCATAACAATCTATATActacaattttaaatttcataaagaataataatatacacATCGAAGTCcatcttatttatttaacatgtaaactatgaaataaaataaatattgtttgtaTGGCGattcaatcaaaattataatttcaccTCTAcattatatattgatatattaatGAAGTTAATTGTCGTAAAGAGCACCGAGTACCACTCAGTACCCATATTGATTTATATAAGTTTTGTTTCTTTCCATATCAATGATATTAATGATgtaagataaataataataaaaagtaagaataaagGATTATCATCGATTGGAACcatgacaaaaatatttgtgttaATATTTGTGATAAAATCCGTAGAtagaagtaaaatatatttattatttatagataataaatattttaacatacaaGTATCATATATTCGTATCAATTCATATttgttatatgtaaaaaagttaaagttaaaatttaatttatattttattaagaaatttaattaaaattaaagtttatatattttattaaattaaattaatatttaatttaatttatataatactttatatttttataattttatttatattttattttaaaaatttatgacatatttttttttaatattatagatATCTATTGATatctctaaaattttaaaatctataaatatttttaaaatagatatttgatgtaatgaaaaaaattagataacaATAAAGTTTTTGTTTAATCTGATTATAATAAGTATTAATATGTGTTTAATTCAACTCGACTCGTTTTGTAGGTATTAGATATCTGTGAGATAGTATGAAGTAAAAGATTTATCATCAtcgttattttttaaaagaattataattgttttattttctattcttacaaatatgttatttttatatgtgttttctataatttttattttgtttttagttcatataaatattttatattatattttagtctTTGATGAATCATAAAGTCATCgttgttaatatttttgtaaaggAGATCGAAGAAAGAAAACGAAACTAATATTTTTAGTCATTAAAAAATCTTAAGAAAAAATTTTGGGAAAAAAtcatatttgaattttcttttagcGGGTGTGTTAAATTTGTCTTTTCATTGGAAGAAACAGCATGGTGAAACGAGTGGTGGTTTGTTTCGAAATACTTACAAAACGTgcaaaaaaagaggaaaagaaaggtAGCACAactttttcatacaaaaatttagaaaaaataaaataaagtgttaAAACTATGTACTTGTGTTgcaagatttaaaaaaattatttgaaaaacaaaatatacaatCCATTATAGGTGATcttattgtaataaataataatatagttaaaCAACAACAATGTTAATAGATatgtaa harbors:
- the LOC108335054 gene encoding uncharacterized protein At2g23090, whose product is MGGGNGQKSKMAREKNLEKQRAAGKGSQLDSNKKAMSIQCKVCMQTFMCTTSEVKCREHAEAKHPKSDVYACFPHLKK